From the Oceanobacillus kimchii X50 genome, the window ATTTTTAATTTGTGATTTCTCATCTTGAATGGATACTACAATTCCAGTAGGTACATGTGTAAGTCGAACAGCAGACATCGTTGTATTTACACTTTGGCCACCTGGTCCACTAGATGCAAAGGTATCGACACGAATATCCTTATCATGAACTTCTACTTCCACTTCTTCCGCTTCAGGAAGTACAGCTACGGTTGCTGTTGAAGTATGTATACGTCCACCAGATTCTGTTTCTGGAACCCGCTGCACCCGATGAGCCCCATTTTCGTATTTTAGCTTCGAATAAACATCGGATCCATTAATCATAAAGATGACCTCTTTATATCCGCCTACACCTGTAGAACTTGCTTCCATAACTTCAATCTTCCACCCTTGGTGTTCCGCATAACGAGAATACATTCGATATAAATCACCAGCAAATAAAGCAGCCTCGTCTCCACCCGCAGCACCACGAATCTCCATAAATACGTTCTTATCATCGTTTGGGTCTTTTGGTAATAGAAGAATCTTCATACTTGATTCTAGTTCTTCTCTTCGTCCGTTTAATTCAGAGATTTCTGCTTTCACCATTTCATACATTTCATCATCTAATTTATCTTCCATCATTTCTTTTGCATCGGTTAACTGTTCGGTGACCTCTTTATACTCACGATAAGCTTGAACGACGTCTTCTAAGCCAGATTGCTCTTTAGAGTACTCACGAAGTTTTTTAGAATCATTAATAACTTCCGGGTCACTAAGCATTTCATTTAATTTATTATATCTGTCCTCTAATGATTGTAAACGATCTAACATCGGACATACACCTCTTTCTAATTAACAGTATCATTATAGTATATGGGAGTCCCTGGGTCAATTTAACATCCATGTTAAGCTCGTACAAAAAAGGATAGTATAAGTTTTCATTACTTACCTATCCATGCTTATTTTTGACTATTAACTTTTTAATGCATCCCATGATTTTGTTGCAAAATTATTTTCTGGGCGAAAAGGAACTTCATGATGATGTCTACATCTAGGTTCATAAGATTCAGAAGCACCAACCAAAATGATAGGGTCGTTATATGAAGCTGGCTTGCCGTCAATAAGTCGTTGTGTACGACTTGCAGGTGAGCCGCATATCGGGCAAATGGCATTTAATTTCGTTACAGACTCTGCTAATGCCATAATCTTCGGGACAGGTTCAAAGGGTTCTCCGCGAAAATCTAAATCGAGACCTGCTACCATTACACGGACACCTCGATTAGCAAGTTCCTCTATTACATCTACGACATTATTATCAAAGAATTGAACCTCATCAATCCCTACAATCTCTATATGTTTATCAACATCTTCTAATATTTCAACAGCATCGTGAATTGGACGTGCCATAGTAGAAGTTCCATCATGTGACACGATTGCTTTATCATCATAGCGATCATCGATTGCTGGTTTATACACTCTTACATTAATATGGGCATATGTCGCACGACGTACGCGACGAATTAATTCTTCTGATTTCCCAGAAAACATACTTCCACAAATTAATTCTACCCAGCCATTTTGTTTCATTACATACATGTGAAGATCCCCTCTCAAGATATTCCTCCGTACGAGATTGTGCAAAAAGTCCGGTGAAACAAACACTTCAGGACATTCTCCTTAAACAAGCACTCGTAAGTATATGTAGATGATATATATTTCATCCCGACATCATATGTAGCTTATTTTAACAATAATGAAAGTAAAAAAACAGGCAAAATTAGACATTTTGCCTGCCTTTTTTAGGAAGCCTTCAACGTAATCTTACGTTGAATAGCATTCTTATTGAAGATTATATTTTTTCTTAAAGCGATCCACACGTCCGCCGACTTTGTCAGCTTTTTGCTTACCAGTGTAGAACGGGTGAGAATCAGAACTGATTTCTACTTTAATTAATGGGTATGTGTTTCCATCTTCCCATTCAATTGTTTCATCAGATTCTTTTGTAGAACCACTTAAGAATTTGAAATTCGTACTAGTATCTAGAAATACTACTTTTTTGTACTCTGGATGAATATCCTTTTTCATTGTATTTCCGCTCCTTTTTGCCCTGAGTCCCTTGGAAACAGAGTTATTGTAAGAGTCGTCATAGGCGGTTGGGTACACCTTTTCTAAACTCACATAGAAAGATTATAACAGTCTCCGGTTCTAAATGCAACAGGAGTATGTCATTCATTTTATTAAAATAGAACTATCGAGAAATCCCTTTTCGTTTCATTTCTTCTTCCATTAATTGAAGAAATTCTTCATTGCTTTTCGATTGCTTTAATCGTTTTAAGAAACGGTCTAAGAAATCATGGGAATCCTGCATTGTTTTACGAATTGCCCACATTTTATCAAGATGACTTTTATCAACTAGTAACTCTTCTTTACGTGTACCCGAACGCATAATATCTATCGCTGGGAAAATTCGTCGGTCGGCAAGATGACGATCGAGATGCAGTTCCATATTACCTGTACCTTTAAATTCTTCATAGATCACATCATCCATGCGTGATCCGGTATCAACAAGAGCAGTTGCAAGAATTGTAAAACTACCACCCTCTTCAATATTTCGGGCAGCACCAAAGAATCGTTTTGGACGGTGAAATGCTGCAGGGTCAATACCACCAGAAAGCGTTCGTCCACTCGGAGGAATAACTAGGTTATACGCTCTTGCTAGACGAGTAATACTATCCATAAGTACAATGACATCCCGCTTGTGTTCAACTAAACGCATTGCGCGCTCTAATACTAATTCAGAAACCTTAATATGGCTTTCTGGAACCTCATCAAACGTAGAGCTAACTACGTCGACATCGGCCGAGACAGAGCGTTCAATATCTGTTACTTCTTCAGGTCGCTCATCTACTAATAAAATTATCAATTTCGCATGAGGATGATTTTTAGAGATGCTGTTTGCGATTTCTTTAATCAACATTGTCTTACCAGCTTTTGGCGGCGCAACAATTAATCCACGCTGACCAAAACCTACTGGAGTCATCAAGTCCATAATTCTTGTAGATAGTTGATTTGTTTTTGTCTCGAGTTGTATCGTACGATTTGGATATAGAGCTGTTAATGCAGGAAAATGAACACGTTCTTTTGAAGAATCAGGATCTTCATCATTAACTGCATCGACATGAAGTAATCCATAATATCTTTCATTTTCTTTAGGTGGACGTACCTTACCTGAAACTTTAT encodes:
- the prfA gene encoding peptide chain release factor 1, with the translated sequence MLDRLQSLEDRYNKLNEMLSDPEVINDSKKLREYSKEQSGLEDVVQAYREYKEVTEQLTDAKEMMEDKLDDEMYEMVKAEISELNGRREELESSMKILLLPKDPNDDKNVFMEIRGAAGGDEAALFAGDLYRMYSRYAEHQGWKIEVMEASSTGVGGYKEVIFMINGSDVYSKLKYENGAHRVQRVPETESGGRIHTSTATVAVLPEAEEVEVEVHDKDIRVDTFASSGPGGQSVNTTMSAVRLTHVPTGIVVSIQDEKSQIKNKEKAMKVLRARIYDKFQQEAQAEYDENRKSAVGSGDRSERIRTYNFPQNRVTDHRIGLTIQKLDQIMQGKLDEFIDALVMEEQTKKLEQIGE
- a CDS encoding thymidine kinase, which gives rise to MYVMKQNGWVELICGSMFSGKSEELIRRVRRATYAHINVRVYKPAIDDRYDDKAIVSHDGTSTMARPIHDAVEILEDVDKHIEIVGIDEVQFFDNNVVDVIEELANRGVRVMVAGLDLDFRGEPFEPVPKIMALAESVTKLNAICPICGSPASRTQRLIDGKPASYNDPIILVGASESYEPRCRHHHEVPFRPENNFATKSWDALKS
- a CDS encoding type B 50S ribosomal protein L31 — its product is MKKDIHPEYKKVVFLDTSTNFKFLSGSTKESDETIEWEDGNTYPLIKVEISSDSHPFYTGKQKADKVGGRVDRFKKKYNLQ
- the rho gene encoding transcription termination factor Rho, with the translated sequence METLTISNLETMTLKEIYALAKEYKVSYYAKLTKKELIFAILKAQAEKDGFLFMDGILEIIPSEGFGFLRPINYSPSAEDIYISASQIRRFDLRNGDKVSGKVRPPKENERYYGLLHVDAVNDEDPDSSKERVHFPALTALYPNRTIQLETKTNQLSTRIMDLMTPVGFGQRGLIVAPPKAGKTMLIKEIANSISKNHPHAKLIILLVDERPEEVTDIERSVSADVDVVSSTFDEVPESHIKVSELVLERAMRLVEHKRDVIVLMDSITRLARAYNLVIPPSGRTLSGGIDPAAFHRPKRFFGAARNIEEGGSFTILATALVDTGSRMDDVIYEEFKGTGNMELHLDRHLADRRIFPAIDIMRSGTRKEELLVDKSHLDKMWAIRKTMQDSHDFLDRFLKRLKQSKSNEEFLQLMEEEMKRKGISR